DNA from Diabrotica virgifera virgifera chromosome 10, PGI_DIABVI_V3a:
ATCATTTTTCACCCCGAAAAAAGATAGGTGTGATCTTTGCAACTCTTACAACAATGCTACAGAAGACGAAAAAGTGGTATTAAATCAGAAATATGATACACATTTAAGGGAAAAAGTTCTATCCAGGGCAGAGAAAGAGGAAGATAAAAAAAGAGCAGTACTAAGCGAAGGAAACATTATAGTTGCTACCTACGACCTTCAAGCAGTTCTGCCTGCACCAAGAGGGAATTCATCAACATTTTATTATAAAAGCAAAATTAATAGCTACAATTTAACTGTCACTGAACTACAGTCAGATAATGTacagtgtttttttttttggcatgaaGGTGAAGGTGCTCGAGGAGCAATAGAGATAGGTTCTTGCATTCTGAAATACCTAGAAGAAAAAGCCAACGCCACCAACAACAATAATCTTGAAATCATACTTTATTCAGACAATTGCTGTGGTCAGCAAAAGAACAAGTTTATAATGGGAATGTACCTATACGCtgtacaaaaatataatattaaatctATTACACATAAATTTCTAATTGCAGGTCACACGCAAAATGAAGGAGATAATGTTCATTCTGTCATAGAAAAGCAGATTAAGCGAGCACTTAAATCAGGTCCCATCTATATTCCCACTGATTACGTCAAATTAATTCAGTCTGCAAGAAAAAAGGGAAATCCGTATAAAGTAACAGAATTAGGTTACCAGGACTTTATGGATTTGAAGACACTGTCTCAGCAAATAGGTTCAAACTATAATAAATTATCGGACAATGAACTGATCCGAACAAGTGACATAAAAATACTTAAAGTGCAGAAGAATAACCCAGGcattatttttgtaaaaactaCATACGAGCAAAAAGAATTTGCGCAGATCAACGTCAATCATAACAGAAGAAGTATGCGGATCTCTACACCGGAGTGCGTTGCAGCGTATaagaaaaaaatgcaaatttctgCTCTAAAGAAAGCTCATATTGAATCACTTATCTCAGCGAAAAGCATTCCTACATTGTATAAGCCCATCTGTGAATCTATGTTTTCTTAAATTGCATTAATTACTTTAGTTTGTTGTATCTTATTAGTTGTTCTTTAttaaattgtattcatttttgcGTTTTGTATTTTTCTAATAAATCAATTTTAGACGTTGCGTTAATTACTTTAATTGCATTAATTACTTTAGTTCTATGTTTAGTTGTAATTGTATTGATGACTTTAGTTGTATCTTATTAGTTATTCTTTATTAAATTGTGTTAATTttgcgttttattttttaatcttccTTAAGCTGTAGTTTTTCCAGGTATATAAGGTCTGATAGTCGTATTATGTTACAGTCAGTTAAAATATACAATGGTTTGGTGTTATAAAGTAACTAACAGTACAGGatcataacaaaaaaataaacaaataaagcaagaaaagtgacataactcaaaGACCCTACCTATATCTACCTGATAATGACGCAAATTCCACAAAAGTAGACCTACATGTGCATCATGTGCATACAATAATGCTATACAATATAACATAATCAACCAATATAACTGTTTTTAGCAAAAACCTTTTAAAATATGAGGATAAGTTTTACAGCAACCTTTAAGTTGGTTTATCTCAACTTCAGTATTTTTGGTTTGTGTCACTTTTCTCGCAGGGGTGCGATATATTAGCAAAACAACGCAAAATGCTTTAATAGAGTGTTGTGGGGATGAAATTAGGGATGAAATTCTGAAAAGAATACTCGAGTCCAAATATTGGTCTATGATGTTTGACGAAACCAGTGATTTGTCTCATAAGGAACAGATTACATTAGTTGTCCGTTATCTTTGGAAAGATGCCGTAAGGGAGGACTTCATAGCTTTTATTGGTGTAAATGGTATAGCAGATGTAAATGGTAAAGAGTGTAAAGAGAACAAACTATCAGGGAAAACTCTAGGTGAAATAGTCTTAAGGAATGTAAAAGAACTTGGCTTAGACCTTAGTTACTGTGTAGGCATAGGTACAGATGGGGCTTCGGTAATGACATCTGAAGAATCAGGTAGTGTAACAAAGATCCAATCAGAGGCAGTTAGTGCAAAACCGCTTCCATGCTACAACCACGCCTTGAATAATTCTATTTCTAAATCTAATAAGATTCGATCCATAAATAATGCCGTTGGCATTATGAAAGAAGTCATTCACTTTTATAATCAGTCAGCAAAAAGGAATGCTGTTCTAACTGAACACGTAGGAGGGCAACTAGTGAGCCTCTGTGAAACTAGGTGGGTAGATAGACATGATgcagtaattttatttttttgtgcatTGCCAGAAATTGTCGATTCATTTACAGAGATAAGCGAATGGAAAGAGTCCGAGTCAGCCAAAAAGGCCGTGTTGTATATCAACTCAATAACAAGGACTGAATTCATTTTTTCTTGCGTTTGTCTGGTAGATATTCTGAAAAGGACCCTTCCCCTAAGCAAGTTAATTATTGCAAAAACCAAACTTAGACTTGAACAAGGCTTCCAATGCAGTGACAGACACACTGACATGTCTGAAGGATAGGAGACGAAATTGTAATGATCATTTCACAGAGTTATACTTGGAAGCTCTAACTACCTCTGAAAAGCTGGGCGTGCAGCTCAAAATGCCCAGAGTAGTGAAAAGCCAAAGGCATAGAGAAAACTACGAAGCAGAGACAGTGATGGAATATTATAGGATGTCCATGTATATACCACTTCTCGACAATGTCATCACTGATCTACAAACCAGGTTCTCCGAAGAAAACCTATTGTGCTTTGACCTCAACCTTTTATATGCCTGCAAATATGTTGAACACCGATGTCAGCGAAAAATGCTTGGAGTTGAACGTGAGGCTGCAGAAAGtgtgccagaactttaaaactctTTTGCCCAGTGATTCTGAAGTTGTACTTGAAGAAGAGTTAAGCATTTGGAGAGCGAAGTGGTCAAGGGAGAAAGAAGAAGGAATGAAAATTCCAAACTGCGCCATAGAAGTACTCAAATGCTGCGATGGCGAGATATGTTTCCGACTGTACGAACACTTCTACAAATACTTATCACACTACCAGTAAGTGCTGCAAGTGCTGAAAGGTCATTCAGCAGCCTTAAGCTCGTTAAATCCTGGCTACGGACAAGAATGGTTGAAGAGAGGTTGAATGGATTGTGCCTATTATACATACATCGTGATATTGAGGTGAATGTTGAGAACGTAATTGAGCGTTATGCTAAAGGAGGAAAAAGAAGGCTGGACTTTATTGTTTAAGTTTTATGGAGaaagtatgtaaataataaagtaATGCTTTGAATCTTCAAAAAAgtgttttgtgtttttatttcCCTAACCAAGTAGGCTTTAATGAATAAATCCAATTAAAAACTATAGatttaaattacaaaatatgATCATGTTTTAGTCTCTAGATTGTCTAAAAACACGAGTTTTCAGTTACATTTTTCCAGACCCAGACCCCCCGGAAGGTTCCCCACATAATCCtccttgcccccccccccccgaaaTCATGCCCTGGCTCCGCCACTGTTCGCAAGTAAAGAATTATTCGCCTACTTAGAAAGTATACGAGTTTGCAATGACAAACAGGGCACTCACACGACGTGTACAATTTACAAGTACGCGAGCGTAAACATTTGGCTTAACGACCTTGACAAATGAATCAGTGGTGTGATCACTAATAaatagaccaggacatttaggaaaaaataaatagatatttaaataCAGCACGTAAAAAGTTACAACTTTtttcattgtgttcaggatggcaccagtaaaaaagtcaacaatataaaaatggctggaaatgcatagttgcattttaaagtgtatGATATGCATCCAAAACTGCATAAACATGTGTGTGTGTTTGAGCATTATTGGCTTCGGAGTCAATGTTCATTCGCCATCTTACCTTTTTgggattatttgtattatttatgcgGAAGCTCTAAAGGAGTGCTTCCTGCTTTCTGCATAAACATGTcaataaaataattgtattaggcccagattttgttactcgggggtttttgggtcgctgaaaaccttaaaaccccagaagatgacgttcctTAGAAGTGATCACGGGCACAACCCATATAGCATacaacgtccgatggacgtccatataacgtacatttaaagtccaaacgtccatggaccaaaacggacgtactatgtacgtccattacgcgacgtccattggacgtttgatttcaacgtacattggacatccatttgtggtccatggagattttacacaaaacgcgactattattatcagtaattatatatagcttcttgttttaatcaaagcaatattcttagtagaatacaagaagcttctaataaatgttcctgacaacgttgtcgctcttcacgctatcggtcgtaaaaggtagtattaggcaggtacttttaggggattatcgctgttaattgttgtggaatattgaaggaggatttatttatgataattcacagaatggcaaacccgcttgcaatatacaaccgtacTGACTCTAAGTTCTAAGAAATAATGTTTGGAAGGAAACAGAACACTCAGAACAGGGGTGGGATTatgaacactcgatacgaatcgtatccgccatgttttcccgtaaggcgctatgggaaaacatggctgatacgattcgtatcgagtgttcgtaatccctatgcagaacagaaataaatctcttttaatgtgcatgcttcatagggcgccattatctgaattttgtctttattaagttattgcatacaatattataatacatcctgtgatatctttgtgtttgctgtttatcgtgcaagtgcagagAATATATAGAAGGTGGGAAAAGTCTGGCTGACTTACACCGCGActataaaaatgaatgtattcAAAAAAACGTTCCTTATGCAAATATCACAATGTATTCACGAATTTTCAACAACAACTTTAATATATCATTTTTCACCCCGAAAAAAGATAGGTGTGATCTTTGCAACTCTTACAACAATGCTACAGAAGACGAAAAAGTGGTATTAAATCAGAAATATGATACACATTTAAGGGAAAAAGTTCTATCCAGGGCAGAGAAAGAGGAAGATAAAAAAAGAGCAGTACTAAGCGAAGGAAACATTATAGTTGCTACCTACGACCTTCAAGCAGTTCTGCCTGCACCAAGAGGGAATTCATCAACATTTTATTATAAAAGCAAAATTAATAGCTACAATTTAACTGTCACTGAACTACAGTCAGATAATGTAcagtgttttttttttggcatgaAGGTGAAGGTGCTCGAGGAGCAATAGAGATAGGTTCTTGCATTCTGAAATACCTAGAAGAAAAAGCCAACGCCACCAACAACAATAATCTTGAAATCATACTTTATTCAGACAATTGCTGTGGTCAGCAAAAGAACAAGTTTATAATGGGAATGTACCTATACGCtgtacaaaaatataatattaaatctATTACACATAAATTTCTAATTGCAGGTCACACGCAAAATGAAGGAGATAATGTTCATTCTGTCATAGAAAAGCAGATTAAGCGAGCACTTAAATCAGGTCCCATCTATATTCCCACTGATTACGTCAAATTAATTCAGTCTGCAAGAAAAAAGGGAAATCCGTATAAAGTAACAGAATTAGGTTACCAGGACTTTATGGATTTGAAGACACTGTCTCAGCAAATAGGTTCAAACTATAATAAATTATCGGACAATGAACTGATCCGAACAAGTGACATAAAAATACTTAAAGTGCAGAAGAATAACCCAGGcattatttttgtaaaaactaCATACGAGCAAAAAGAATTTGCGC
Protein-coding regions in this window:
- the LOC126878479 gene encoding SCAN domain-containing protein 3-like isoform X1, which gives rise to MMFDETSDLSHKEQITLVVRYLWKDAVREDFIAFIGVNGIADVNGKECKENKLSGKTLGEIVLRNVKELGLDLSYCVGIGTDGASVMTSEESGSVTKIQSEAVSAKPLPCYNHALNNSISKSNKIRSINNAVGIMKEVIHFYNQSAKRNAVLTEHVGGQLVSLCETRWVDRHDAVILFFCALPEIVDSFTEISEWKESESAKKAVLYINSITRTEFIFSCVCLVDILKRTLPLSKLIIAKTKLRLEQGFQCSDRHTDMSEG
- the LOC126893129 gene encoding uncharacterized protein LOC126893129, producing MYSRIFNNNFNISFFTPKKDRCDLCNSYNNATEDEKVVLNQKYDTHLREKVLSRAEKEEDKKRAVLSEGNIIVATYDLQAVLPAPRGNSSTFYYKSKINSYNLTVTELQSDNVQCFFFWHEGEGARGAIEIGSCILKYLEEKANATNNNNLEIILYSDNCCGQQKNKFIMGMYLYAVQKYNIKSITHKFLIAGHTQNEGDNVHSVIEKQIKRALKSGPIYIPTDYVKLIQSARKKGNPYKVTELGYQDFMDLKTLSQQIGSNYNKLSDNELIRTSDIKILKVQKNNPGIIFVKTTYEQKEFAQINVNHNRRSMRISTPECVAAYKKKMQISALKKAHIESLISAKSIPTLYKPICESMFS